A genomic region of Zalophus californianus isolate mZalCal1 chromosome 1, mZalCal1.pri.v2, whole genome shotgun sequence contains the following coding sequences:
- the RBM15B gene encoding putative RNA-binding protein 15B has translation MKRQSERDSSPSGRGSSSSAKRPREREREAEAGGRRAAHKASGGAKHPVPARARDKPRGSGGGGGGHRDGRGAGDANHRASSGRSSGSGAGGGGRGGKASGDPGASGASPRASPLPPPPPPPGAEPAGPGSSAAAPEYKTLLISSLSPALPAEHLEDRLFHQFKRFGEISLRLSHTPELGRVAYVNFRHPQDAREARQHALARQLLLYDRPLKVEPVYLRGGGGGGGGGGGSSRRSSSSSAAASTPPPGPPAPADPLGYLPLHGGYQYKQRSLSPVAAPPLREPRARHAAAAFALDAAAAAAVGLSRERALDYYGLYDDRGRPYGYPAVCEEDLMPEDDQRATRNLFIGNLDHSVSEVELRRAFEKYGIIEEVVIKRPARGQGGAYAFLKFQNLDMAHRAKVAMSGRVIGRNPIKIGYGKANPTTRLWVGGLGPNTSLAALAREFDRFGSIRTIDHVKGDSFAYIQYESLDAAQAACAKMRGFPLGGPDRRLRVDFAKAEETRYPQQYQPSPLPVHYELLPDGYTRHRNLDADLRVRDRTPPHLLYSDRDRTFLEGDWTSPSKSSDRRNSLEGYSRSVRSRSGERWGDGDRGLPKPWEERRKRRSLSSERGRTTHSPYEERSRTKGGGQQVDRGSDRTPERSRKENHSSDGPKESSSNSLSNSRHGAEERSHHHHHEAPDSSHGKKTRESERNHRTAEAEPKPLEEPKHETKKLKNLSEYAQTLQLGWNGLLVLKNSCFPTSMHILEGDQGVITGLLKDHTSGSKLTQLKIAQRLRLDQPKLDEVTRRIKQGSPNGYAVLLATQATPSGPGTEGMPAVEPGLQRRLLRNLVSYLKQKQAAGVISLPVGGSKGRDSTGMLYAFPPCDFSQQYLQSALRTLGKLEEEHMVIVIVRDTA, from the coding sequence ATGAAGAGGCAGAGCGAGCGAGACTCGAGCCCGAGCGGGCGCGGCTCGTCATCGTCGGCCAAGCGGCCGCGGGAGCGCGAACGGGAGGCGgaggcgggcgggcggcgggcggcgcaCAAGGCCTCGGGCGGCGCCAAGCATCCCGTTCCAGCGCGGGCCCGTGACAAACCCCGCGGTagcgggggcggcgggggtgggcATCGCGACGGCCGCGGCGCCGGGGACGCAAATCACCGTGCGAGCAGCGGCCGCTCCTCGGGCTCGGGCGCCGGCGGCGGGGGACGCGGCGGCAAGGCCTCCGGGGACCCAGGCGCTTCAGGTGCTTCACCCCGCGCGTCTCCGCTGCCACCACCTCCGCCGCCGCCCGGGGCCGAGCCCGCGGGTCCCGGCTCGTCGGCGGCCGCGCCCGAGTACAAGACGCTGCTCATCAGCAGCCTGAGCCCCGCGCTGCCCGCCGAGCACCTCGAGGACCGGCTCTTCCACCAGTTCAAGCGCTTCGGCGAGATCAGCCTGCGCCTGTCGCACACGCCAGAGCTGGGCCGCGTGGCCTACGTGAACTTCCGGCACCCGCAGGACGCACGCGAGGCCCGCCAGCACGCCCTGGCCCGCCAGCTGCTGCTCTACGACCGGCCGCTCAAGGTGGAGCCCGTGTACctgcgcggcggcggcggcggcggcggcggcggcggcgggagcagCCGGCGAAGCAGCAGTAGCAGCGCTGCCGCCTCCACGCCGCCCCCGGGGCCGCCCGCGCCCGCGGACCCGCTCGGCTACCTTCCCTTGCATGGCGGCTACCAGTACAAGCAGCGCTCGCTGTCCCCAGTAGCCGCCCCGCCGCTGCGGGAGCCCCGCGCCCGCCACGCTGCGGCAGCCTTTGCCCTGGATGCTGCCGCGGCCGCCGCGGTGGGGCTATCCCGGGAGCGGGCCCTGGACTACTACGGGCTGTACGACGACCGCGGGCGCCCCTACGGCTACCCCGCCGTGTGCGAGGAGGACCTGATGCCTGAGGACGACCAGCGGGCCACGCGCAACCTGTTCATCGGGAACCTGGACCACAGCGTATCTGAGGTGGAGTTGCGGCGGGCCTTTGAGAAGTACGGCATCATTGAGGAGGTGGTCATCAAGAGGCCTGCCCGTGGCCAGGGTGGTGCGTATGCCTTCCTCAAGTTCCAGAACCTAGACATGGCCCACAGGGCTAAGGTGGCCATGTCGGGCCGGGTGATTGGTCGAAACCCCATTAAGATAGGCTACGGCAAGGCCAACCCCACCACTCGCCTCTGGGTGGGCGGCCTGGGACCTAACACCTCACTGGCCGCTCTGGCCCGGGAGTTTGACCGCTTTGGGAGCATTCGGACCATTGATCACGTCAAGGGAGATAGCTTTGCCTACATCCAGTACGAGAGCTTGGATGCAGCTCAGGCCGCCTGTGCAAAAATGAGGGGCTTTCCCTTGGGTGGTCCAGACCGGAGGCTGCGCGTGGATTTTGCCAAAGCAGAGGAGACTCGGTATCCCCAGCAGTACCAGCCCTCACCCCTCCCTGTGCATTATGAGCTGCTCCCCGACGGGTATACTCGGCACCGAAACCTGGATGCAGACCTACGGGTGCGGGATAGGACCCCCCCACACCTCCTGTACTCAGACCGAGACCGGACCTTTTTGGAAGGGGACTGGACCAGCCCTAGTAAAAGCTCTGACCGCCGAAACAGCCTGGAGGGCTACAGCCGGTCCGTGCGCAGCCGGAGTGGGGAGCGCTGGGGAGATGGGGACCGGGGCCTGCCCAAGCCCTGGGAGGAGAGGCGGAAGCGGAGGAGCCTTTCCAGTGAGCGCGGGAGGACAACTCACTCCCCTTACGAGGAACGGAGCAGGACCAAGGGTGGTGGGCAGCAGGTGGACCGGGGCTCTGACCGCACTCCTGAGCGAAGCCGTAAGGAGAACCACTCCAGTGACGGGCCCAAGGAGTCCAGCAGCAACTCCCTCAGCAACAGCAGACATGGGGCTGAGGAGCggagccaccaccaccaccatgaggCTCCCGACTCTTCCCACGGGAAGAAGACACGAGAGAGCGAGCGCAATCATCGGACCGCTGAGGCTGAGCCCAAGCCTCTGGAAGAGCCAAAACACGAGACCAAAAAGCTCAAGAATCTTTCCGAGTATGCCCAGACGCTGCAGCTGGGTTGGAATGGGCTCCTAGTGTTGAAAAACAGCTGCTTCCCAACATCTATGCACATCCTAGAGGGGGACCAGGGGGTTATCACGGGCCTCCTCAAAGACCACACTTCTGGGAGCAAGCTGACCCAGCTGAAGATCGCCCAGCGTCTGCGACTGGACCAGCCCAAGCTCGACGAGGTCACGCGGCGGATCAAGCAGGGGAGCCCCAATGGCTATGCGGTGCtcctagccacccaggcgacccccaGCGGGCCTGGCACTGAGGGGATGCCCGCGGTGGAGCCAGGCCTACAGAGGCGGCTTCTCAGGAACCTGGTCTCCTACTTGAAACAGAAGCAGGCGGCGGGGGTGATCAGCCTGCCGGTGGGTGGGTCCAAGGGCAGAGACAGCACAGGCATGCTCTATGCCTTCCCGCCCTGCGACTTTTCACAGCAGTACCTCCAGTCCGCACTGAGGACATTGGGCAAGCTAGAAGAAGAACACATGGTGATAGTTATAGTAAGAGACACTGCCTAG
- the MANF gene encoding mesencephalic astrocyte-derived neurotrophic factor, whose protein sequence is MWATHGLAVALALSVLPGGRTLRPGDCEVCISYLGRFYQDLKDRDVTFSPSSIEKELIKFCQEARGKENRLCYYIGATEDAATKIINEVSKPLAHHIPVEKVCEKLKKKDSQICELKYDKQIDLSTVDLKKLRVKELKKILDDWGETCKGCAEKSDYIRKINELMPKYAPKAASSRTDL, encoded by the exons ATGTGGGCCACGCACGGGCTGGCGGTGGCGCTGGCTCTGAGCGTGCTGCCGGGCGGCCGGACCCTGCGGCCGGGCGACTGCGAAG tCTGTATCTCTTATCTGGGAAGATTTTATCAGGACCTCAAAGACAGAGATGTCACATTTTCACCATCCTCTATtgaaaaagaacttataaaattctgCCAGGAAGCAAGAGGCAAAGAGAATCGGCTG TGCTACTACATCGGGGCCACAGAGGACGCTGCCACTAAAATCATCAACGAGGTGTCCAAGCCCCTGGCCCACCACATCCCTGTGGAGAAGGTCTGTGAGAAGCTCAAGAAGAAGGACAGCCAGATCTGTGAGCTGAAGTATG ACAAGCAGATCGACCTGAGCACAGTGGACCTGAAGAAGCTCCGAGTGAAAGAGCTCAAGAAGATCCTGGACGACTGGGGGGAGACGTGCAAAGGCTGTGCGGAGAAGTCCGACTACATCCGGAAGATTAATGAACTGATGCCTAAATATGCTCCCAAGGCAGCCAGTTCACGGACTGACTTGTAG